The sequence AGACCGAGAAGCGCACCCTGCGGAACAAGGCCTACAAATCCCGCATCAAGACCGCCATCCGCAAGGTCCGGCTGGCCGTGGCCGAGGGCCGCGCCGAGGACGCCCGGCTCTCGTACCGCGAGGCCACGAGCCTGTTGGACAAGGCGGTGGATAAGGGTATCCTGCACAAGAACAACGCCGGCCGCCGCAAGAGCCGCCTGACGGTGCAGGTGAACAAGCTGGAGGGCTAGGCTCCGGGACTTAAATAATGGGCCGCGCGGTCGTAAGACAAGGGGTTTAAACCCCACGTTCCAACCGGCGGCCTTTTTCATTGACGAAGAGCCGCTGGCCGAACTCGACACAGTCACCGCCGCGCGGTTGTTTTAAACCGGCGGCCTTATCATTTGGGGATAGCGAGTTAGGACTACGACGGGCCGCGAGGCCCTTTTTTTCGGGCAGCCCTCACCCTCAATCCCGTCGGCGCGCCGCTCCCACGAG comes from bacterium and encodes:
- the rpsT gene encoding 30S ribosomal protein S20 encodes the protein MPQTRSAKKRLRQTEKRTLRNKAYKSRIKTAIRKVRLAVAEGRAEDARLSYREATSLLDKAVDKGILHKNNAGRRKSRLTVQVNKLEG